A stretch of DNA from Deltaproteobacteria bacterium RBG_16_64_85:
AAGCGCCGGTGATTTCCTCGGCCACCCGAAAGGACGGCGTTCGGCTGTGGGTCAATCCCATCCACCGGCCCATCCGGGCCATATGGGTATCCAGAGGGACGATCAGTTCCCGCGGGGAGAGGACGGTCCAGATCCCGAGGTCGATTCCGTCTTTTCCACGGACCATCCAGCGCAGGAACAGGTTGTGACGCTTGCAGGCGGACCCCTTCCGCGGGTCGGGGAAGAGGAAATTCCTCTGGCGGGGAAGACCGGGGCCCCACTTCGCACGAAATCCATCGAGGAAACGGGCGAGCCGCTCGCGCGTCCCGGGGCCGGAGGCCTCCATCCCCCGCAGGTACAGGGTTTCCAGGCTTCCATGCTCGAGGTACACCGCTCGCACACATCCGAGAAACCGGTGAACTCCCGCGGAGGAAATGAACCGGTGGCGCAGCCCGGAGAACCGTTTCCTGGGGAGACCCCCCGGCCCGGTGAGCGCTTCATGCGGGGATGGAGCCAGCGCCGAGAACAGCCGCTCGAGAAACGCCCGGATCTGGGCGACATTTCCGAAAGCGAACGATGCGGCGATGAACGCCGCGGCCTCGATGTCCTCCGGGGTGCGATATCGATGGGCGAACTCGACAGGGTCGGAGGAGAGCGGCCCGCCCCCGTGTTCGGCGTGCGCCGCCGAGAGTGCCTTTCCGAGAAGATCGGATGGGACTACGGGATCACCTTGTTGAGGGGGTACTCGACGATCCCCGACGCGCCCGTCTTCTTCAGCACGGGGATGAGCTCCCGGACGGTTTTTTCGTCGACGATCACCTCGAGGCTGAACCACCCCGCCTCGCTCAGGGACGAAATCGTCGGGTTCTGCAGGGCCGGCAGCACCTTGAGAACCCGATCCAGGTGGATGCGCGCGACATTCATTTTCAACCCGACCTTCTCCTGGGCCCGGAGAGCGCCCGTGAGGAGCAGGGCGATGGTTTCCATCTTTTGCCGTTTCCACGGGTCCTTCCATGCGTCGCGGTTGGCGATCAGGACGGTGGTCGATTCCAGGATCGTCTCGACGATCCGGAGGTTGTTGGCCTGGAGGGAGCTTCCCGTCTCGGTCAGCTCCACGATGGCATCCGCCAGCCGCGGCGCCTTCACTTCCGTCGCCCCCCAGGAAAACTCGACCCGGGCGTTGATGTTCCGCTCTTTCAGAAACCTCCGCGTGAACTGCACGAGCTCGGTGGCGACGCGCTTGCCTCTCAGGTCTTCGATGCGCCGGATCGGCGAATCGTTGGGTACGGCCACCACCCACCGGACCGACCGCAACCCCCCTTTGGCGTATTGGAGAGTGCATACCTCCTTCACCTTGGCGTTCTGCTCCAGGACCCAGTCCCGGCCGGTCAACCCCAGGTCGAGGATGCCGTCCTGGACGTAACGCGCCATCTCCTGCGCTCGGATCAGGAGTCCCGAGAGCTCCTCGTCGTCGATGGAGGGAATGTAGCTGCGGGATCCCACCGTGATGGTGAACCCGGCCTTGCGGAACAGGGCCAGCGTGGACTCCTGCAGACTCCCCTTGGGCAGCCCGATGTTCAGCACCTTGATCGCTTTCTCCTTCATGGCCTTCCTCTTGGGGAAAAAACCTGGAAAAGGTATTCTACTTGCGGGAGTGGAGCAAGGCAATCGGGAATCGGAATCGCTTCCTCTTCCTCACCGCGTGTAGAATGGACGCCGGATGGGAGCCTCACTCCGGGAGGAGGGTATGCGCGGCGAGGACGCCCTGATCCTGATGGCGAAAGCCCCTCTGCCGGGGAAGGTGAAGACCCGGATGTGCCCGCCCCTGTCGCACCGCCGGGCCGCGGAATTCTACGCCTGCCTGCTGGAGGACATCGCGTGCGAAACGACCCTCCTGCGCGGGGTTCGGCGTTACCTCTTCCACACGCCGCCGGGAGGGAAGGCGGTTTTCCTTGCCGCTTCCTTTTCGTGCTTCCTGTTGCGGAAACAGGCGGGAAACGACCTCGGGGAACGGATGGCGCGGGCGGTGGGGGAGGCCTTCGCGGACGGGGCGCGCAGGGTGGTGGTCATCGGAGCCGACTGCCCTGCTCTTTCGGCGGCGAGGATCCGGTCCGCGTTCCGTGAGCTTGCCGACGCCGCAGACGCGGTTTTCGGACCCGCCGGTGACGGGGGGTTCTACCTGGTCGGCCTGAA
This window harbors:
- a CDS encoding ATP phosphoribosyltransferase, with translation MKEKAIKVLNIGLPKGSLQESTLALFRKAGFTITVGSRSYIPSIDDEELSGLLIRAQEMARYVQDGILDLGLTGRDWVLEQNAKVKEVCTLQYAKGGLRSVRWVVAVPNDSPIRRIEDLRGKRVATELVQFTRRFLKERNINARVEFSWGATEVKAPRLADAIVELTETGSSLQANNLRIVETILESTTVLIANRDAWKDPWKRQKMETIALLLTGALRAQEKVGLKMNVARIHLDRVLKVLPALQNPTISSLSEAGWFSLEVIVDEKTVRELIPVLKKTGASGIVEYPLNKVIP